Proteins found in one Tumebacillus sp. BK434 genomic segment:
- a CDS encoding DUF6345 domain-containing protein — protein MKKSIVVLGMVTILSSVFTETVSAAWTHGYSGQSAYTRTGSCAYGDRAGGEYVQKLHDGMVGNNLASAGTVYRDNLAWDLDLTSSFADSKQFFAFGGHGLAAGAFSNGKGAGSHFYTANSSTTFHTSETQESSNAQWDEIRWGDDSMRWATMYQCNFLRNFGNTAYETKIWNMFQGLHLMMGFSSIMYLDSAEGGRYAARMGAGWTIKDSFFDAAAYYQPQLPYGDSDPTGSVIARVKGYSTKGSDNYASSTAAAPVYSSTSASSFSTWDKTIAL, from the coding sequence ATGAAAAAGTCCATTGTCGTGCTTGGAATGGTGACGATCTTAAGCAGCGTTTTCACTGAAACGGTGTCTGCTGCCTGGACACACGGGTATTCTGGTCAGAGTGCGTATACCCGTACAGGGAGTTGTGCCTATGGTGACCGTGCAGGCGGGGAGTATGTACAAAAGCTCCACGATGGTATGGTAGGGAACAATTTGGCTTCTGCTGGTACGGTGTATCGGGATAATCTGGCTTGGGACTTAGATTTGACCAGTTCATTCGCAGACTCGAAGCAATTTTTTGCTTTTGGAGGTCACGGGCTTGCTGCGGGGGCGTTTTCTAATGGCAAAGGCGCGGGTTCCCATTTCTACACGGCGAATTCCTCCACCACATTCCATACATCGGAAACTCAGGAATCTTCAAATGCACAATGGGACGAGATCCGCTGGGGCGATGATTCGATGAGATGGGCCACGATGTACCAGTGCAATTTCTTGCGTAATTTTGGCAATACAGCGTATGAAACAAAGATTTGGAACATGTTTCAAGGTTTGCATCTCATGATGGGATTCTCGAGCATCATGTACTTGGATTCGGCCGAGGGAGGACGGTACGCTGCACGTATGGGTGCCGGATGGACCATTAAAGATTCTTTCTTCGATGCAGCTGCCTACTATCAACCACAGCTGCCGTATGGAGATTCCGATCCAACTGGGTCGGTGATCGCACGCGTAAAGGGATATTCAACTAAAGGCAGCGATAACTATGCAAGTTCAACTGCTGCAGCTCCTGTGTACTCGAGCACAAGCGCTTCTTCGTTTAGCACGTGGGACAAGACAATTGCGTTGTAA
- a CDS encoding MFS transporter: MLSRFHAQLLILTISLGVFASVMSTSMLVIAFPDIVRDFGITETTLQWRNLLFYSLFAVGLPFFGILADRFGARKQFLLGMALFCLAAMMSGLVQNWTGWLFFQSLQAVADSMIVAAQSPLIRAAFPQEKIGWAFGWFGAVLSAAMLTGPALGGLVIEHLHWTAIFWVLGAFGLLALMLAAAFLPQMMPGAEAAACRERKIPWLGLTSMLALVLCGSVLLLHGFDVALGLLTAVALATLIWNERRAGGAALFPREMARNTVFLTAAVRVFLLFLGVNAIGLYAPTYLRSVQGLGADTVGLILLTQALVALLAAGSAGKLADRWPYRSLGVGIGVSVISSLLFWFADAVSFVPYFFLIFFLIGLGSRLTMPAQNKIALLAVPPAETGSYMGVFQMLQFVTGAFAATLFAGMSFQMLIGVVVFCQVGAMLTIFWKPSRPLKRPTP; encoded by the coding sequence TTGCTGTCACGGTTTCATGCTCAACTCTTGATCCTTACGATTTCGCTCGGCGTGTTCGCCAGCGTCATGAGCACCTCGATGCTCGTGATCGCGTTCCCGGACATCGTGCGGGACTTCGGCATAACGGAGACGACACTGCAGTGGCGAAATCTGTTGTTTTATAGCTTGTTTGCAGTCGGCTTGCCTTTTTTCGGGATCTTGGCCGACCGCTTCGGGGCGCGGAAGCAGTTTTTGCTGGGGATGGCGCTGTTTTGTCTGGCGGCGATGATGAGCGGGCTGGTGCAGAACTGGACGGGCTGGCTGTTCTTCCAGTCCCTGCAGGCGGTCGCCGATTCGATGATCGTCGCCGCGCAGAGCCCGCTGATCCGCGCGGCCTTCCCGCAAGAGAAGATCGGATGGGCGTTCGGCTGGTTCGGAGCGGTGCTGTCGGCCGCCATGTTGACCGGACCGGCGCTGGGGGGACTGGTGATCGAGCACCTGCATTGGACGGCGATCTTCTGGGTGCTCGGCGCCTTCGGGCTGCTCGCGCTGATGCTGGCGGCGGCATTTTTGCCACAAATGATGCCGGGGGCGGAAGCGGCAGCCTGCAGGGAGCGCAAGATCCCCTGGCTGGGCCTTACGAGCATGCTGGCGCTGGTGCTGTGCGGATCGGTGTTGCTGCTGCACGGATTTGATGTGGCGCTCGGGCTGCTGACAGCCGTTGCCCTCGCGACACTGATCTGGAACGAGCGCCGCGCGGGCGGTGCCGCACTGTTTCCGCGGGAGATGGCGCGAAATACAGTCTTTCTTACGGCGGCTGTACGGGTGTTTCTGTTATTCCTCGGCGTCAACGCGATCGGCCTGTACGCCCCGACGTACTTGCGCAGCGTGCAGGGTTTGGGTGCCGACACGGTGGGCTTGATCCTGCTGACCCAGGCCCTGGTGGCGCTGCTGGCGGCAGGCAGCGCGGGCAAGCTGGCCGACCGCTGGCCGTATCGCTCGCTCGGTGTGGGGATCGGGGTGAGCGTGATCAGTTCGCTCTTGTTCTGGTTCGCCGATGCGGTGTCATTCGTGCCGTACTTCTTCCTGATCTTCTTCCTGATCGGCCTCGGCAGCCGCCTGACCATGCCCGCCCAGAACAAAATCGCCCTGCTCGCCGTCCCGCCCGCCGAGACCGGCAGCTACATGGGCGTGTTCCAAATGCTGCAGTTCGTCACCGGCGCTTTTGCGGCGACGCTGTTTGCCGGGATGAGTTTTCAGATGCTGATCGGGGTGGTGGTGTTCTGTCAGGTCGGGGCGATGCTTACGATTTTTTGGAAACCATCCCGACCGCTTAAACGTCCTACTCCCTAA